The Acidobacteriota bacterium DNA window TTTGTCGAACCGGGGCCGCTCTTGCCCCCGCAGCAATTGGGGCAGATGGTGGAGCAAGCCATCCCGCCCAGCTTTGAGGTGCTGGCCGGTTGGCAGGTGGAAGGGAAGGTCGCGGCGGGCGGCGTCCTGACCGGAACGCGCTCCGCGAGCTTCGTCATTGATGCGGCAAATCACGATGAACTGGATCAACTGCTGGAAGGGTTGCCGTTCTGGGCAGTGATGAAAACCAGCGTCGCGCCCTTGCAGGCGTTTGCCCAGCGTGCGGCGAATGATCGCGCCTTGCTGGAACGGATCAAAGCGGAGCAATAGGTGCAGACATGACTGCGCACGATTGCTCAGGCCCGTCTTAGCGTCCGGTTTCGATTTGTTGTTTCAACGCGACGGCGTCGCGGTTTTGCGGGTCAATCTGCAAGGCCTGGCGGGCGTGCGTGAGCGCCAGGGCGCGATCATTGCGCGCCAGGAAGAGGCGGCAGAGCGCCAGATGTCCGCCGATGTGGCGCGGGTTCCAATAAACGGCGGACTGGTAGGCGCTGACCGCTTTGTCCAATTCGTTGCGGCGTTGCAGCACCGTGCCCAGCAGAAAATGTCCTTCGGCATTGGTCGCTTCGACGGTAAGCAGGCGTTGCAATTCGAGGATGGCTTCCGGTTCGTTGCGCGCGTCGAGCAATTGGCGGGCGCGGTCGAGGCTGGCCGTCGGCGCAGAAACAGACGGGGAAGCAGGTTGCGATGTATTCGCGGGCGCTGACGCGGGAATCGTGACGGGATTGCCCGCCGTTGAGGGAGAGACCGCTTTAGCCTTGCTGGCGCTGTCGCGTTTCTGTTCCAGTTTGCTGAATTGCGCGCGGTTGAATTCGGTCTTTAAGCGCAGCGGCGCGGGAATCTTGTCTGGCGCTACGGCCCAGCGCGCATAATTCGGGAAGTTGCGTTTGGCCTGGTCATCCACTTTGCCGGCTTCAGCCGTATTGCCGCTGGCTTCCAGCGCTTTGGCCCAGAGGAACAAGGTTTCGCCATCGCGCGGATTCTGTTCCGCCGCGAGTTTCAATTGCTGGGCGGCTTCGACAAAACTGCCCGCCTTCCATAAGGCATAGCCGAGGTTGAACCGGTAGCTCGCTTCGGTGGGGCTGGTGGTGACGGCCCGGCGCAACCAGTTCAAGCCTTTTGCTTGATCACCATTCAATAGCCACAAGGCGCCCGCATTGTTCATGGCTTCGGGCAACGGCAGCGCCTCGGCCAGCCGCTCGAAAGCCGCAGCCGCTTCCAGCAGGTTGCCGTTTTGGTGGGCCGCCATCCCTAAATAAAACTGGCTCTCGAAATAATGCGGGTCTTCCAGACTCAGTTGCCGCAACTGCTCGCTGGCATCCACAAAGGCGCGTTGCCGATAAAAATGCATGCCCAGTTCGTAAAGCGCCTGGGCGTAATGATTGTTGCCGCCATTCGCCGCCTCTTGCACGGCACGGCGCAAAAGCATCTCGCGGACTTTGGCGTCTTGCGTTTGAATGCCTTTGACGAAACTTTCATAGGCGCGCGGCGGCACGAGCTTGGCGGCATTGATCAGTTGATCTTTTGAAATGCCGCTGGCGCGGTTGCGTTCGTTGATGACGTTCCAGGCCAACTCGCCTTGCATCGCCTGCAAATCGCTGAGCAGCCCGCTACGCGTGAAGACCTTATTCCCGACCAGACGTCCGCTGCTGACTTCGATCAGCCGCGCGGTGATGGCGATGGAGATGCTGTCATTCGCCCCGCCGATGTCATAAGTGCCAACCAACGCCAGATTGGCTTGGGCCGTTTCGGCGACGCGAATGACGGCGGCGCGCGTCAACAGGTCGCTGGCCCGCAGCCCCAGCTTTTCATAGACCAAATTGCGTTCGTCCGGATTGAGCACTCTCATTTGGGTGTTGTCGAGCAATTCGGCATAGAGCACGACGAAACTCTCGCCCACCCAGTTGTATTCGGGGCGGCCCGATACATTTTCAAACGGCAGCGTCAACAAGACATCAGCGGCGCGGCCCGTGACGGACAGCGTCAGTGCGCTTAACCAGCAAAGCAGCGTGATT harbors:
- a CDS encoding tetratricopeptide repeat protein — its product is MAVKHLFRITLLCWLSALTLSVTGRAADVLLTLPFENVSGRPEYNWVGESFVVLYAELLDNTQMRVLNPDERNLVYEKLGLRASDLLTRAAVIRVAETAQANLALVGTYDIGGANDSISIAITARLIEVSSGRLVGNKVFTRSGLLSDLQAMQGELAWNVINERNRASGISKDQLINAAKLVPPRAYESFVKGIQTQDAKVREMLLRRAVQEAANGGNNHYAQALYELGMHFYRQRAFVDASEQLRQLSLEDPHYFESQFYLGMAAHQNGNLLEAAAAFERLAEALPLPEAMNNAGALWLLNGDQAKGLNWLRRAVTTSPTEASYRFNLGYALWKAGSFVEAAQQLKLAAEQNPRDGETLFLWAKALEASGNTAEAGKVDDQAKRNFPNYARWAVAPDKIPAPLRLKTEFNRAQFSKLEQKRDSASKAKAVSPSTAGNPVTIPASAPANTSQPASPSVSAPTASLDRARQLLDARNEPEAILELQRLLTVEATNAEGHFLLGTVLQRRNELDKAVSAYQSAVYWNPRHIGGHLALCRLFLARNDRALALTHARQALQIDPQNRDAVALKQQIETGR